Proteins co-encoded in one Anabas testudineus chromosome 8, fAnaTes1.2, whole genome shotgun sequence genomic window:
- the LOC113154197 gene encoding serine/threonine-protein kinase WNK1-like isoform X5: MLPWITDDLPKKQPEEDQKEEEEGEEKKDEEESTVHTPLPPVTMTTTNDEVTENPPTNQYIGWDSGEEAAAVLSDSNKEALLWQQKEVEEREEVETKAVASSPDGRFLKFNIEIGRGSFKSVYKGLDTETTVEVAWCELQTHRLNKMERQRFSEEVEMLKTLQHPNIVRFFDSWKSMLKGHKCTILVTELMTSGTLKMYLSRFRQMKLKLLQRWSFQILKGLQFLHSRCPPILHRDLKCDNIFITGPTASVKIGDLGLATLKKASFVKSVIGTPEFMAPEMYEEKYDEAVDVYAFGMCILEMATSEYPYSECQNAAQIYRKVTNGIKPDSFFKVQVSELKEIIEGCIRTNSSERFTVQDLLDHRFFQEQLGVHVELAEEDDGSKAALKLWLRMDDNKKLHGKYKDNNAIEFLFELYKDVPEEVAQEMVVLGFVCKADYNVVAKAIRHRVTAIKRQREKQRRLLEETQNHQKDAVVEEELNSTPQVPESSNQKPPAAMTLSAAGQVANQGSDAISVPAPTSRQALPKIPVTSLISSLMDSGIISSTAEGDKTMRHTSNSSDSEVDSSFSSSLQNVEATPQLAINPTSISQPGSTPTPSAQETLHHQAPPPLMTKAPPLPVLKFPKSIAVSYNAERLPLGSFCGFTSPVDSYSDVTSGLSDGNDGQSDKGNQDVAKPAATKQFRRRARARLRIIGMSDQVDRVVECQLQTHNNKMVTFKFDLDGDNPEDIASVMLHRDFILPSEREEFILRMYDIIERAEAVMRQSQTDADRLPHLLPESTPNLSAQGFSRTLSSSSLPDIADADLSPLKDVDFYVDPEAVPPVRSLRSQSLHTSSASSHQHHLYPYPYPLPHPAPAPSQLSLPTQYHLPPPDHPLYAAPFPGQSSTPGLHQVHSNPSLLTPPTPSTSAPHPAPPLWPPPDQSLLSLANVLSLAMSVAQSFQIGNPNQGFLPQPLSPSFSTPISSPMSQTLGATLPPTNHNSFSVPFTPQKPYNPPTPHMGSVPESQQGAPTNQTAETFQGQSPVQMKLGVTPPPHGSHVSAPSLISAPGLISAPGLTRAQSLTSAPGVTRAPSLTSAPSPRELSDSSAPLSPPAPTPHNRVSSSAALLPPRQSPIQEVKKTSAFSVGRFQVTPSKDVAVVAHQDTRHLSSATPTAHSPPPLRKDQSESSDSNTEKSESESSIRTVTTSTPGGYPDNTGAREERRGEEDKRRGESRLVSGSSSDESSGSPVMSNSFSQSLSHCAPYLSSDESESENEEMWEELQKLRQSTIPCESRRSDQTVTYTY; encoded by the exons atgcTGCCCTGGATCACTGACGACCTCCCTAAGAAGCAACCTGAAGAAgaccaaaaagaagaagaagaaggggaagaGAAGAAGGATGAAGAAGAGTCTACTGTTCATACTCCTCTTCCTCCCgtcaccatgacaacaacaaatgacGAGGTGACGGAGAACCCGCCAACCAATCAGTACATCGGTTGGGACTCGGGAGAGGAGGCGGCGGCCGTCCTGTCCGACTCCAACAAGGAGGCGTTACTATGGCAACAGAAGGAAGTGGAGGAGCGCGAAGAGGTGGAGACGAAGGCCGTGGCGTCGTCCCCCGACGGACGGTTCCTCAAGTTCAACATCGAGATCGGACGTGGATCCTTCAAGAGCGTTTACAAAGGACTGGACACCGAGACCACGGTGGAGGTGGCCTGGTGTGAACTACAG ACCCATCGACTGAATAAGATGGAGCGTCAGAGGTTCAGCGAGGAGGTGGAGATGCTGAAAACTCTGCAGCATCCGAACATCGTCCGATTCTTTGACTCCTGGAAGTCGATGCTAAAGGGACACAAATGCACCATCTTGGTGACAGAGCTCATGACGTCCGGGACCCTGAAAAT GTACCTGAGCAGGTTCCGTCAGATGAAGCTCAAGCTGCTGCAGCGTTGGAGTTTCCAGATCCTGAAGGGACTGCAGTTCCTGCACTCACGCTGTCCACCCATCCTCCACCGAGACCTCAAATGTGACAACATCTTCATCACTGGACCCACCGCCTCAGTCAAGATTGGAGACCTGGGCCTTGCTACTCTCAAGAAGGCTTCGTTCGTCAAAAGCGTCATCG GGACCCCAGAGTTCATGGCACCAGAGATGTATGAAGAGAAGTATGACGAGGCCGTGGATGTTTATGCCTTCGGTATGTGCATCCTGGAGATGGCAACATCCGAGTATCCCTACTCTGAGTGTCAGAATGCCGCCCAGATCTACCGCAAGGTCACCAAT GGAATCAAACCAGACAGTTTTTTCAAAGTACAAGTCTCAGAGCTGAAGGAGATCATTGAAGGCTGCATTCGAACCAACAGCAGTGAGAG GTTCACAGTCCAGGACCTGCTAGATCACCGGTTCTTTCAGGAGCAGCTGGGCGTCCACGTGGAGCTGGCCGAGGAGGACGACGGCTCGAAGGCGGCACTGAAGCTGTGGCTCCGTATGGACGACAACAAGAAACTTCATGGcaaatacaaagacaacaacGCCATCGAGTTCCTGTTTGAGTTGTACAAAGATGTTCCTGAGGAGGTGGCTCAGGAGATG gtgGTGTTGGGTTTTGTGTGTAAGGCCGACTATAACGTGGTTGCCAAAGCGATCAGACACAGAGTGACAGCGATAAAGCGTCAGCGGGAGAAACAGCGGCGCCTGCTGGAGGAAACCCAGAACCATCAGAAGGATGCTGTTGTTGAGGAGGAACTTAACTCCACTCCCCAGGTACCTGAGTCATCAAATCAGAAACCTCCAGCTGCAATGACCTTATCTGCTGCTGGACAAGTGGCCAATCAG GGCTCAGATGCTATTTCAGTTCCTGCTCCCACCTCGAGACAAGCCCTGCCTAAAATACCTGTGACATCATTGATCAGCAGCCTCATGGATTCTGGGATCATCTCCAGCacagcagagggagacaaaaCGATGAGACACACTTCCAACTCCT CGGACTCTGAGGTTGACAGCTCCTTCAGCTCTTCCTTGCAGAATGTTGAAGCCACACCCCAGTTGGCCATTAACCCCACCTCCATCTCTCAACCTGGTTCCACCCCCACTCCATCGGCCCAAGAAACCCTTCACCATCaggctcctcctcctctgatgaCCAAGGCCCCACCCCTTCCTGTGCTGAAGTTCCCTAAG AGCATTGCTGTGTCCTACAATGCAGAGCGGCTGCCACTTGGGTCATTCTGTGGCTTCACCTCACCTGTGGACAG CTATTCTGATGTGACCTCAGGTTTGAGTGATGGGAACGATGGCCAATCAGATAAGGGCAACCAGGATGTAGCTAAACCAGCAGCTACGAAGCAGTTCAGGAGGAGAGCGAGGGCTCGTCTGAGAATCATAGGG ATGTCAGACCAGGTTGACAGGGTGGTCGAGTGTCAGCTGCAGACTCACAACAACAAGATGGTGACATTCAAGTTCGACCTGGACGGAGACAATCCAGAGGACATCGCCTCTGTGATG ctgcacagagactTCATCCTGCCGTCAGAGCGGGAAGAATTCATCCTCCGCATGTATGACATCATCGAGAGAGCAGAGGCAGTGATGCGTCAGTCGCAGACCGACGCCGACAGGCTGCCTCACCTGCTTCCtgaatctaca CCCAACCTGTCAGCGCAGGGATTCTCCAGAACTCTGTCCTCATCATCTCTACCAG ACATCGCTGATGCGGACCTCTCCCCCTTAAAGGATGTAGACTTCTATGTCGACCCTGAGGCCGTGCCTCCTGTCAGATCGCTGAGGTCACAGTCCCTTCACACCTCATCAG CTTCGTCCCATCAGCACCACCTCTACCCCTACCCTTACCCTCTACCACACCCTGCTCCTGCCCCTTCCCAACTCTCCCTTCCTACTCAGTATCACCTACCACCCCCAGACCACCCACTTTACGCCGCCCCCTTTCCTGGCCAGAGCTCCACTCCCGGTCTCCATCAGGTCCACAGTAACCCCTCCCTTCTAACGCCACCCACCCCCTCTACCTCAGCTCCTCACCCTGCCCCACCTCTCTGGCCACCCCCTGACCAGTCTCTCCTCTCCCTGGCGAACGTGCTATCTTTGGCCATGAGTGTGGCCCAGTCCTTCCAAATTGGGAACCCCAACCAGGGCTTTCTCCCCCAGCCCCTGTCTCCTTCATTTTCCACTCCTATTTCTTCCCCTATGTCTCAAACCTTGGGTGCTACATTACCTCCTACAAACCACAACTCCTTCTCTGTTCCCTTCACCCCCCAAAAACCCTACAACCCTCCCACCCCTCACATGGGATCTGTACCTGAAAGCCAGCAGGGGGCACCCACCAACCAGactgcagaaacatttcag GGCCAAAGTCCAGTGCAGATGAAGCTCGGTGTAACCCCGCCCCCTCACG GATCACATGTCTCTGCTCCCAGTCTGATCAGTGCTCCAGGTCTGATCAGTGCTCCAGGTCTCACCAGGGCTCAAAGTCTGACCAGTGCTCCAGGTGTCACCAGGGCTCCCAGTCTGACCAGTGCTCCCAGTCCCAGAGAACTGTCCGACTCCTCAGCCCCCTTGTCACCTCCTGCACCGACTCCTCACAACAGA GTGTCCTCCTCAGCTGCCTTGCTGCCACCCAGACAGTCTCCTATTCAGGAGG TAAAAAAGACGTCCGCCTTCAGTGTTGGTCGTTTCCAGGTCACGCCATCTAAggatgttgctgttgttgctcaCCAGGACACCCGCCATCTCAGCAGTGCCACCCCCACTGCCCATTCTCCACCCCCATTAAGGAAGGACCAATCAGAAAGCTCAGATAGCAACACAGAAAAGAGCGAATCAGAGAGCAGCATCAGAACAGTGACTACCTCCACACCTGGTGGTTACCCTGACAACACAGGAGCacgggaggagaggaggggggaggaggacaAGAGAAGAGGGGAGAGTCGGCTGGTGAGCGGCAGTTCGTCAGACGAGTCATCTGGCAGCCCAGTGATGAGCAACAGCTTCAGCCAATCACTGAGCCACTGTGCACCTTACCTCAGCTCTGACGAATCAGAGAGCGAGAATGAGGAGATGTGGGAGGAGCTACAGAAACTTCGTCAAAG TACCATACCATGTGAGAGCCGGCGCAGCGACCAGACCGTAACTTACACTTATTGA